A region of the Phaseolus vulgaris cultivar G19833 chromosome 11, P. vulgaris v2.0, whole genome shotgun sequence genome:
tattataaataaaattgcagCAGTAGGCATTTGACAATAGGATGTGAAAATTACAGACCTTCAACACTATATCTACTGCACGAGTATGGTGCACATGAATAGTAATCTCATGTAACATATCATTTATATAATGTTCTCAACTGTGCTTAACATTCCAAAGCTTATTGGGCTTGTGATGGTAAGGAAAGATGTACAATGTTGTAGTGTAGTCCCGGGTAGTTGCTGCTTATCTTTGGCCTATATGGCATAGGTTCAGGGAGAAAAAACCCTACCGGTTTTGGATGTTCTTAGACCCTGACAGCTCTAGCTGGAGATGTTTAGCCATGGTCGAAGAAAGTGTTGTGGAGGTGGTAGCTGCTGCTGGAGTCGTGTCACGCACACCAGGTGTGGCAGCAGCTGAAGTAAGGCTTTAGCAGGGTGTACAAAAACAGATTGGAAGTAAGACTTTTAGCAGGATGTACAAAAACAGTTTGGAGAGCGATGTTGTCGTGCAGTGAGTGCAAGACACGGTCCTGCTATGAGTGTGGAAGTATGGCGTTTAATCTAGTGCTACATCATGCTCCTGGCTGGTTTGAAGTTGATGGCTATGAACATAAGGGCTTCTGTGGCTGCTGGTTGGAGATGGATGGTGAGGTTACGTAGAGCTGGATTTATAAGTAGATGACTCTATGTTGTTTTGGTGGTTCTTTGCTAGTCATTCTTTGTTGCTCTCTTTGTTGACAGGTATATTAGTTGATAAGTGAGGCGTGGAGGTCTTTTTGTGAAGGGTAATGGTATAAAGGTGAAAGGTAGGAAGTATAGGTTGTGGATGTAGGTGAGGCCAAGGTGGTGTAGCGGTGTTTGGATGCCAAGATGTAGAATGTTCTGCTGCTTTGTGTAGCATTTATTTTGGTTGCTGTCATAACCGTGTAGGTCTCTGTCATGATGGTGCAAATGGGTTTGTTGTTCTGTGGTTACAGCTTTATTTTAAGCAGGTTATGCCACAAAACGGTTGTATCCCCTAAGCCATAAAGGGGAGAGTAACTATGCGGTtgatgtatacgggttgggataccctgaagtatctcttttaattttatttatttattgctgataaaaaaaaaattgggcgATGAACAGAATCAATGGTAAAAACTTGCATCATGAACCTCAAGAATAGATAATTCAGTTAGTTCAAGTGCAATCAATGTCCATAATCTTGTTAAAAAAACATTACCTACATTCTTTATAATAcagaacataaaaaatattggttCATATGTTTACACTCAAACTAATGTCTAAAGCACACTGGAATAACCATCTTCCAGGCTAGCAACTAGCTACTCTGCATCTCATGCACCACCGGCATTCAAAAGTTCTGGTAAGACGCTGGTTATCCCTGAGTCAGGTTACAGGTTCTTAACCAAGATTGGATAGCTGACACAAAGCATGTATATTATTAGCTGCCATTGCACAAGAACCGAAACCCCACAACTGACTTGACTGAGAAGTTCCAGAAGTCACATGGTTATGGTCAGTGGCAAAATGGTCTCCAAGAAGGGTCATTGTTGTATCAGTTGTGATGGCTTGGTTCTTGTCATGCCAATCCGAAGCAAACAAGAAGTCTGAACGAGTGACAGTCAAGAGGGACTAGGTGTGATCTTCACAGTCAGAAGTCCAGACCTGATCAACAAACTCTCATTTTGGAATGTTGCCTGCACATGAATTAAGGAACTAAGGATAAAAGAATTCATAGTGATGTACCGACTCTATCATATAAAATAAGTATTAACAAGTATCTAAGCCTCGTAATATAACATGAAATCTccaaaataattaagaaatttCAGATTATGGCCAAAGTAGTATGTGATCATTTATAAAGATGTGAAATGTTCTCAGTAATTAATCATCCCCCATACAGCACATTGAAAATTACTAACCAGTAAATGTCTGGAGGGATAGCTGTTGTTCAACGAATTCTCTGTGTAAGAGCTGGTCACTCattcaattaaaattattttgattttaacaTGAATATTTAACTAAATATAAGCATCGTTATACAACTTCAAAAGTGAATATGGATAATTGTAATTTTTGCACGTAAAACAGAACATTAAAATGACTATGCGTTGATGCGTGATGAAAATGATCAAttagatattaaattatttgcACTAAATAAGATTGTATTTGAGATGCTTAAAAGATAGTGTGGAGAATTGGCACCTGATGAAAATGTACGCATATGAAAATTGGAGTCTTAGGAATTTCCAATTTGTGCCTCGTTTTATATGTTTACTGGTTTCCAATCAACCCATATAGCTTTAATGTGAGCAATCTTTATCCAGTCTTCGCCTTCTTCTTTCTTGCACTGCTGTTTGAGCAACGGGCAACTTTCAATTCTGAGTTCTGAAATGGATTCGGGTAAACCCTCCTCTGGCAAACATTGGAGTATTGGACAATTTTCAATAAACAATATCTGAAGAGAGGAGAGGTGACAGAGACCCCTGTAGTCCAGTTTCTTAAGTTTTGGACAATCCTTTACGTCTAGCTGAGTAATAGAGAGTGGGAGAAAACCTTCATCTGGAAAACACTCCCCATCCACTTCATTAATAGACAAAAGTTGTATGGAAGGGTTGGTTCCCCAACCACCCTTCTTTAGAGAGGCAACAAGTTTGGAGCAATTCAAGAGACgcatttcttttatatttgatGGCAAACATCCCTCAGACAACTCCACTCCTGGACAATCACGTATGAACAGATAAGCAAGAGATGGAAGGAGGTCAGACATGCGTTTAGGCATTGATTTCAATTTCTCCgtttttgtaataaaaattcTTTGTATTTGAGGTGCAAGTAATCCTTCATTTGGAAATGATTCAAATTCAGAGCAGTGATAAATTGACAGACTCTTCAAATGATGATGAGGGTGCTCCTGTGACATTATCTGTAGGTTACGACAGTTACTTAAATTAAGCTTGTGGAGTTTTGGGAATAGGTCTAGAGGGAATTTCGTGAGAGAGTCACAACATTCAAAAATTTCCAAATTGACAAGGAAATGGTAGCAGTGGTTTATGGGAATATTCATGCCCGGACAAATAGATATTCTCAAGGATTTTAGATGGTGCCCTATCATATCAAATGAAGATGTCTCCATCTCCACACCTTCAATTTCTAGCCCGCTGGGAGTCGAAGCTACAAGTTGTCTGCAACGCGTGATAAATAGATCCTTTAAATGAGGAAGATCTGGCAAGTGCCCTTTCAGTTTGGGACAATTCTGCAAAGAAAGAAATTGAAGACTTGGAAAAGCACCCGTCATGCATTGCCATTCTTCCCATTCCTTCATATCAATAAAGGTCAACCTTTCCAAGGATGCAAAAGCAGAAGAGGTATTCCCGTAAAAATCAGCATCTATCCTCACTATCTCATCAAGGCGACGAATTACCAAGCCCTTGAGAGATGTCAAAAGTCCAAGTGAAGGCAACCATTGGCAATATTTACATTTATACAAACTTAGGGACACCACATTCAACACAAATGTATCAGATAACCAACGTGGAAATTGTGTGCCACAATAGCCGTTGATTGACAAGAACTCCAAATGTCTGGAAGGTTCCAGATTCTCTAGTACTTCTCTTTGTTTTATTGAATCCTCATTGTTCCGCTTCAAATTCCATTTTAAAACTAACATCACAAGATGTGTTTTATTCTTCAAATCAGCTGCCAATGCATCACAGGGATTCACgatattttcaagattttcaattGACAGTTTTCCGTGAAGATCAAGTTGTCCTAGTTCTTGAATACTGAACTCACTACTACTTTTTCCAACCTCAAACCCACCCATCCATACTTGAAGATTCTTCAACTTTCCTAAAAGCACTGGAGCCTTTCTTAAAGTAGTTCCCTTAAGTTCAAGGAGGCGCAACTTAGAGAGCTCATGCAAAGTCGAGGGCAACTCCTTCAATAACCTACAGTAGTTCAGCTTCAACACTTGCAAGTTACAAAGTGAACACATTGAGTCGGGAAGTCTCTCTATAGAGGTACCAGAAAGGTCTAATGAACGGAGATGTATGAGATCAGTTATAGTGTCAGGCATCTCTTTTATGTTACGACAGCAAGACAAAGATAAGTGTCGTAAAAACTTAAAGTTGGATATCAACTCTTTTATTGACATCCCACAATTCGTAGATATGGACAAAAATGTTCGTAGCCTTTTAGCATCACATAAACTCCTATACTCATCACATTCAACAGGATCCTTCTCTTTAGTTGAAAAGTGACGGGTTGTCTTTGGTACGCTTCCTGGTCTATCAACACCCAACCTGTAGTAGATATCACCAGAAACATATTTTGCTAAATCATTCAGAAGGTCGTGCATCAGAAAACGTGTTTTGCCGAACCAATTTGACTGCTGAAAGAATGACCTTGATAATAGATCATTGAAGTACTGTTCACCTATTTCTTCTAGAGAATCACTCTGCTGAGAACATTGTAAGAAATTTTGAACCATCCATGAGAGAATTAAGCTCTCCTTCTCAAACTTATGGTCTTTGGGGAATAACGCACAATAAGCGAAACATGTCTTGAGATGAGAAGGAAGATGGTAATAGCTCAACAACAAAGCAGGGAGAATTTTACTATCTTCAATTCGTAAGTTCCATATGTTACTTCTCAGAACACTTTCCCACTCTGAAACAGATGACTTTGACCGTAAAAGAGATCCTACCGTTTCAAGGGCCAGAGGCAGTCCTTGGCACTTTTCAACTATCTTCGTGCCAATCTCCTTCAACTCGGAATTAGGCTTAGAGTTATCATTTTGGAATGCATGTTTAGCAAAAACTTGCCAGCTGTGATCTTCTTGTAATTGCTTTAGTTGGCGAATCTTGTTTGACTCCATGATAGAAGCAACTTTGTTACTACGTGTTGTGATAATAATTTTACTTCCCTTAGCCCCATATTTAAAAGGAGTTTGCAATGATTTCCACTGGTCTTGGTGCTCGTTCCAGACATCATCAAGAACGAGGAGAAACTTCCTTCCCGTTAACTTTTCTTTCAATCGTCCCTGAACCATTTCTAGGTCTACACTATCATCTTTTGATTTAGTGATTGCCCCAACAATTGCTTTTGTTACCATAAAAACATCAAATTCATCCGAAACACAAACCCAACCTTTGATAGCAAATTTACCCTCTATCATTGGGTCATTGTACACATGTTGAGCAAGTGTGGTCTTACCCATCCCACCCATACCCACAACAGAAAGTATTGATAGTTGGCTATGCTCTTCAGTGTCAGAAGTCATCCATTTGAGGATCATTTCTTTTTCATCATCTCTTCCATAAATAACATTTTCAACCACCAAAGATGTTGATGGCAATTTCTGCGACACATTACTACTCAACCCTAACCCAACCCCTGCCCCGCTAGCATTTTTCAAACCTAGATCATCTTTTTGGCTTAGAAGAGATTCAAGGTCATCAAGGACTTCTACAATCTTGGATTCAAAACTGCATACCTTGCTAGAACTGCTCTGGGATTGAACTTCCAACTCAGATCTGGAGAATTCATACTCTATTTCATCCATCAGATCCTCTGTATCAAGCAACACGTCTCTGACCTCATCAAGCCATGCCTTCACATACGTATCTCTGAACTGCTTCTGTTCTGCATCATCAACCACAGCATAAACGGAAACCAGCTTCCTCTTCAACTTCTTCAGCAGCTTCACATCGAGCTTTCTTCCAAGAAAGTAGTCAACAACTTGACGAGAATCAAGCCTGTCAAATAGCACCTGAAGAACAGCACCGAAAAGAGCACCACCAAGTGTTTCTATCACTGGCATGGTTGAGAAGGAAGTAGCTAATCAAAGAAAAGAAATGTCTGAAAATTTGAAGTGGAGCTTAATTATGTGAATGAAGGGTGAAGCGTGAACGCAGATAGGGAAGAGTTAACATTTAACAAATTGCAATAAGTGATAGGTTCCATGGTCATGCAATAGCTGTTGACcatgttttctttgtttttcttgctTTATTTACTTCAATGAAATTTCCAGGAAACTTTCATGCATTTCCAGGAAATTTCTAGGACACCATGCCAGCTTGGTGCAGTACAAGGTGGATGAAACTGCATTAATGGCTTCTTTTTCTATGCTTTATTAGAAAGTTTGAAAGTTTGAgtagtattattttatttttattataatattaatagttataataataatattattataccattattgttattataaaataataataatcaatattattaataagatTTTCTATTGCAAGAATAAtaatatgttaatattaatttttattattataacatacttgatatattattataaaaaagtgttttaaacattactacaataaaataataattataataatgaaaCTAATATCAACGATGTTATTATaactaatatattattataaaaaatatatcttcGGTAATAGTAATATATTGTTATAGTTATATagaattgtatttattattattatcgtaaagtataataaatattaatgatagtaataattttgttaatattatttttattatcataattagtatataattaattttgtaataatatatttgaaaaattttaatatttttacaatactaaaaagtaaataaatgaaacaacagaaagtaaaaaaaataaaaatgaaaaaggtgaggaaataaaatttgaatcaaACATCATTATGTATCAAATCTCAGTTTACAAGTATAGATGAAAATATCATCTTTTTGCATGAGTGGTGCTCATGATCTATAATATGAATAAGGTTATATCTCTCTCAACACTTACATGTAAAGAACATAAAATGAAAGAGGATCCTTCATTCGACGAACTTGTATTAGGATTGGAGTGCACCTATGATTGGTGTTCTTTATGCAAGATATTGTCATCAGAAGCAAATGGAACACACTTTTGGCTAATAAGAATAAAGAACTCTAGGTCCAAAACACATAATTGAAGGGTGATGAAACCACTTTGTGGCAGAGGTGCCTGATTTTCAAGAAAGAGATAGAGAGGTCCTTATAATTAAGGGGAAAATCCTTAAAAATTAAGGGTCTAAAGCATAGTTTAACCGATATGATCATCTCCCATATTACTCTTAGCAGGAGCACCAGGAAATGCTTGACTAAGGGAATTTCGATGTCAAGAAGGATTTATTCAATGGAAATCTAAATATGGTTGAAGAGATTCCCAATGTAATGGAGAACTAGGACCAACCACTCTCGAGGTTAATGGTAATGAGGAAAGGTGGTAAACTTAGAGTGATTCTAATGTTGTATTCTTTTTTAGTTGCGATGTTGTCGGTTGTTTTAGTTGTTGTAAATTGGTCGTTAGTACCCTTTTCCCGATTTGGGTATAATGTGGATATACATCTTTGTGAAGTTCAAATAGAATTGAAGTTCGAGATTATTAGGTCGCCCAGAGGTGTTAGATCGTCTAGTGGTTTGAGATTGTCTATCAGTTTGTCATTGTCTATGGATTTCAGACCATCTAGTGATTTGTCATTATCTGATGAATATCACAATCGTTTGATGAGTTAGCTTTTGTTTATGAAAAACCAGAAGATTAAATCTTAGATCGTTTGTCTCTTTCTTAAACTTCCAAGTAGTTGTTAGTGCACtagtacaaaatttgaaaacaacgaccatttatttagtgcggctttgcgtttaaacgcatttgtaaaaaacgcggtggcatttttgtaattaaattgatttacaaatgcggtcttaccctagaaccacatttgtaaatcaattttaccctaaaaatatAAGCGCGCCACtagttttcactttcactttcctcttctccgctcttcgtttcaacTTTCTCAGCTCTCTCCGCTTTGCATTGTAAGTTTCAGCTCTCTCCGCTTCAAcgtttgttttcgttttcgtttttgtcATTGTCATTATTCACTTCCTTGGCATTGTCATTTCGTTTCCTAACTCGTTTTTGGCATATAGCTGGTTACTGTTCTATTGGGTTCGCTGGTTTTTTctgctccgccaccgccacAGCTTCCGCCACCACCTTCGCCTTCATCTTCGTCTTGTGCCTCTGCCACtccgatcaccatcaacctaaaggttggtgttgtatttatttaatattttgaatttatatttaatattttgaatttatatttaatattttgaatttttatttcatattttgaacttttatttaatattttgaatttttatttttctgtattataatatatatttaattaataactaatacaacttggaatttataactaataactaataatttataatttgtgtgtattttgcatttttgtattatataatttctattttcttaaatttattttatatataaatactatttttgttttttattttttatctttaatttttatttagtaattttttatttttttatctttaatttttatttaataattttttattttttatctttaatttttatttaataattttttattttttatctttaatttttatttaataattttttttatagtatatataataaataacaaataactAGAATATGAGCATACAACACTAATTCtgcatgtaattatttttattttttgcactttctctttgcatatctttcttttttttccctgacatcatttattttttataattgtcactttaaactacttttacttaaataaaaatgaatatgataTTAATCTTTATGGAATTATAATTCTATAGTGTATTAAACTTTATTCtagaattataattttagaagtgacatatttagttagttgttaattacattttaataaaagttttatgttatgttagttattgttacttttagaatagaaatatcgtgtttggattggtccgggggtgttcgaccctcggcaaatgtgtgagattgaagagaatactaattattagaaaatcctaactatattccagaatatataatggatcgaagttggattaatgttgttcgtataagtgatgagtacgaaaggggagtagaggaatttatacaatttgcgcagcgtaacacaattattagtggtcatgatggagcaaagatcaggtgtccgtgcgttaactgtttgaatggaaggatactggatgtgaatatcacgagggaacacctgctatgtgatgggtttcttcgatcttatacaacttggacatggcatggtgaattattaaatttaccacgtgtttccgtaactgaagaatatgtgggttctaccatggatgaagcagtacacgatgatggagacgatgatcgattggaggacatgattcgtgatgtgggagttgagtgttttgcaaaagcgcatggatatgaaagtatgtcaaaagatgcaaagacttctttgtatcctggatcaactaacttcacacggttgtcggcggtgttaagattgatgaatttgaaggcaataaacggatggactgataaaagcttcacggaattgctccagctgttgaaggatatgcttccagaggaaatagtctacctaatcgtaattacgaggccaaaaagattctttgtccaatgggtatggagtacaaaaagatacatgcatgtcctaatgattgtatattataccggaaagattttgaattgttgaaaagttgtccgaggtgtgggttatcacgttataagttgaaacaaaaagatgatgattctattgatgacatggaaaagcatggacccccaatgaaggttatgtggtaccttcccatcattccaaggatgaagcgtttgtttgcaaacccagacgatgctaagaatcttagatggcatgtagatgagaggaaatgcgatggcatgtaccgacatccagctgattctattcaatggaagaaatttgatgatgactttccagaatttggtaaagaatcaagaaatatccgacttggtttagctacagacggaatgaatccgtttggtaatatgagtacaaatcacagttcatggcctgtattactagttatttacaacttacctcctggattgtgcatgaagcgaaaatacatgatgttgtctatgatgatatccggtccgaaacaaccagggaatgatattgatgtttatctaagtcccctaattgaagatttgaagttaatgtgggaccagggtgtcgaagtatttgacggatttgctaatgaaactttcaagcttcatgccatgttattttgcaccatcgatgactttccggcatatggtaacttatcaggttatagtgttaagggtcacaaagcgtgtccaatatgcgaagaagacactgcttctcaacaattgaaacatggaaggaaaacagtatatcttcggcatcaaaggtttcttagaagtcatcatccttaccggaggttgaaaaaagcctttaatggacaccaagagggtagtggtccaccaactccattaaccggtgttgaggtttacgaaaaggtaaataacatagaccacaccttcggtaagtccaaaaaaagtcatctgtgacaaatatttggaagaagaaatcaatcttcttcaatcttccgtactggtcgaggttagaagtcagacattgtatagatgtaatgcatgttgaaaagaatgtgtgtgatagcttaattggtacacttcttaacattaacgggaagacgaaggatggtctaaatgctcgtttagatttgattgagatgaacatacgcggcgagttggcacccatagaaatgggtaagcgtacatatttgcccccagcctgttacacaatgtcaaaagatgaaaaaattagtttttgtcaatgtctaaagggtgtgaaagtgccacaaggacattcctcaaatgtgaagagtctagtgtcaatgcaagatttgaagttaattgggttgaagtctcatgattgtcacatcttgatgcaacagttgttgccggtagctatccgtgggatcttaccaaaaaatgttagacacaccataacccgtttgtgctcattcttctcttccatctgtaaAAAAACAGACACTCACTCGCACTTAAATTCTGTCTAAAAGAATCACTCTTCTTTGTAAATctctctattgtatttctttctgtGGTGTATCTTACAATTGAGAGagcatcctatttataggctttaggaagctcttctagaaaagtcttcattatggccttaaaaccccactaataacacaattaaaatcccactcacaacttttgaccttttacatatccaaactcccattctactcttttctagtaacttctaactttaaaacccacaaattacattaaagtttattcaacaaaACTCCCCCATAAACTTAAATGTTTCTACCATCCATCATGCCAATCATCTTCTTGAATTTGTCGAAAAAGACTTTCGGTAGCGGTTTTTTGAAGATATCAGCAACTTGATCTTGACTTGCCACATGCACCAATTCCACACTTCCTTTCTTCACATGATCACGAATAAAGTGAAAACGAACGTCAATATGTTTGCTTCTTTCATGGTTCACTGGGTTCTTTGCCAAATCAATTGCTGATTTGTTGTCAACTTGAATCACAGTTGCATCTAGTTGTTTTAGCTCCATCTTACTCAACAAGTTTCTTAGCCATATCGCAT
Encoded here:
- the LOC137829550 gene encoding putative disease resistance RPP13-like protein 1 is translated as MPVIETLGGALFGAVLQVLFDRLDSRQVVDYFLGRKLDVKLLKKLKRKLVSVYAVVDDAEQKQFRDTYVKAWLDEVRDVLLDTEDLMDEIEYEFSRSELEVQSQSSSSKVCSFESKIVEVLDDLESLLSQKDDLGLKNASGAGVGLGLSSNVSQKLPSTSLVVENVIYGRDDEKEMILKWMTSDTEEHSQLSILSVVGMGGMGKTTLAQHVYNDPMIEGKFAIKGWVCVSDEFDVFMVTKAIVGAITKSKDDSVDLEMVQGRLKEKLTGRKFLLVLDDVWNEHQDQWKSLQTPFKYGAKGSKIIITTRSNKVASIMESNKIRQLKQLQEDHSWQVFAKHAFQNDNSKPNSELKEIGTKIVEKCQGLPLALETVGSLLRSKSSVSEWESVLRSNIWNLRIEDSKILPALLLSYYHLPSHLKTCFAYCALFPKDHKFEKESLILSWMVQNFLQCSQQSDSLEEIGEQYFNDLLSRSFFQQSNWFGKTRFLMHDLLNDLAKYVSGDIYYRLGVDRPGSVPKTTRHFSTKEKDPVECDEYRSLCDAKRLRTFLSISTNCGMSIKELISNFKFLRHLSLSCCRNIKEMPDTITDLIHLRSLDLSGTSIERLPDSMCSLCNLQVLKLNYCRLLKELPSTLHELSKLRLLELKGTTLRKAPVLLGKLKNLQVWMGGFEVGKSSSEFSIQELGQLDLHGKLSIENLENIVNPCDALAADLKNKTHLVMLVLKWNLKRNNEDSIKQREVLENLEPSRHLEFLSINGYCGTQFPRWLSDTFVLNVVSLSLYKCKYCQWLPSLGLLTSLKGLVIRRLDEIVRIDADFYGNTSSAFASLERLTFIDMKEWEEWQCMTGAFPSLQFLSLQNCPKLKGHLPDLPHLKDLFITRCRQLVASTPSGLEIEGVEMETSSFDMIGHHLKSLRISICPGMNIPINHCYHFLVNLEIFECCDSLTKFPLDLFPKLHKLNLSNCRNLQIMSQEHPHHHLKSLSIYHCSEFESFPNEGLLAPQIQRIFITKTEKLKSMPKRMSDLLPSLAYLFIRDCPGVELSEGCLPSNIKEMRLLNCSKLVASLKKGGWGTNPSIQLLSINEVDGECFPDEGFLPLSITQLDVKDCPKLKKLDYRGLCHLSSLQILFIENCPILQCLPEEGLPESISELRIESCPLLKQQCKKEEGEDWIKIAHIKAIWVDWKPVNI